The Lycium barbarum isolate Lr01 chromosome 4, ASM1917538v2, whole genome shotgun sequence nucleotide sequence TCCCAGAACTTCGATTCAACACCATAAGCTCATCCGGAACcccccggacacaaaccaaaaaTGCAGTTTAGTATAAACGACATTACAAACTTGCTCGAGCACTTAAAATACCGATCCAACCTATTATGGAATTTTTTTCTACAAAATACTCTAACCTTCTAAAAAACCAAAACTTAGCAACCAAATACTTAGAATCTTTTCGAACCCCTCGAGACACGAACCATTTACTCAACTCAGTCAAAAATTACGTTCCAGACCTAATAGAACTATCAAAATTTGATTCTGGACACTCGAATACTAATTCAATTGCCTTGATAATTGAGCTAACCATCCCGCAAGTCAAATACATCAAAGTAAAGGTAAGGGACGGGTAGTTTAGGgaaaaataggtaaaattactAAAACAACCTAACTGTTGTTGAAATATAGAATAACTATATACGGAATGGAATACATTAAAGTCTATACCCTACTTGCCATTATGTAACAATTAATAACACTCAAATGGGAGCATTATAACTAAATTAATATTATCCTTGGACCATTACTTCAACTGCACCAGAGTAAGAAAAACATTAATACATTGATTATATGAAACCAAAACCAAATGAGATAgatttaatatttattttttcttacTTTTATAATATATTAGATATCTCTCAATGACCAAAAAAATTAGAATAAGCTAATTTCACTCTTAATACACCCAAGATATTGGGTAAGAAATTGACCATTTGCATTTGCCAGCTCGGAATACAATTATTATGGACATATGATTATTTGGTCTCTAACTTCAAGATTGAGTTTTAGAATTTTAACTGCATCTATTTAAGTAAGTAATCAATAAATATCTTAAAGACCAGATTGTGTGATTAGTTTATTTCTAAATCTGATCACACTATCTTAATAAAATATCAGTTATTTAACCATGGGGTCCTATCAGACATCTATAAATATAAGCCTAGCACTCTTATTTTATATTCAGAGATAGGAACTCACTCATATATTCTACTAATTTCCTTTTCCGGTGTAGCTAAATATGAAAACTAATATGAATCTGAAAGGGGTTAGGAACACTAGTAATCTCGATCCAAGTGCAAAAAAGTCCATTATAGAAAAAAGATTAGAATCACTACGTAAGCCAGCAAATGATTTATCTATTCTATGTGGTATAGAAATTGGTCTAATTGTTTTTGCTCTTAGCGAAAACAATACCTATACTTGGCCATGTTCAACCAAGGCTAAATATATAGTCAGGGAATATTTAGCTTTCCCCGAGGGTAAAAGGTTGAATAATTTGGTCAATCATGAAAAGTACCTTCAATTAGCAGCGAATGCTCAGGAAGaatatattaataaaatagaGCAAATGGTTGAGGAAATTGAAGTGGAGAACCTCTTCAACCAACTTATTAAGGGAGCAAAAGCATTCGATGAACTTGGTGTTAGAGAAATCAATGGTTTGAAAAAGCTATTTGTTGTTGAGAGGATCAAACTTGAGGAAAGGAAGAAAAAACTTAATCAAGATGTTGAAAAAGAAATTTGTTCTAATGAACAAATTGTTGGAGAAGAGACTGATGGGCATCCTTAGGATGTTCATTGAGCATGCAATACTTTGATTTTCTCTATATTAATTTTTTATCTTGTCTTTTAATAGTGTTTTCTAGTTATGAGTTTGTCTCTCATTGTTCGTctacttatgttatttttgtcaTTTCAATGATATATGAAGGATATTCTATTTAAGTCTAGTCAATCTCGTTATATGTAGCTTTTTAACTTTTCATAAAAAACCTAGTTATATGTCAATAATGAAGTGTAAGAGTCATGAGATCTCAGGTTCAAGTCCTAACGACGGCAAAAACACTTTGATTTCTTACGTATGTTCAAACTTTGGAGGATAGAGTTTCCGGTTACATGTACTGATCGAAGTAGCAGGTTCACCATGGAATTAACAGAAGTGCGCCTTAGCTGACCATGACACCATAATTACCCCCAAAAAAATAGTTATATGTGTAAAATTTGGGTTTTGGTCCAGTACACCTATTTGTGCAACGGATAGTAACCCCATCCCATCTAATGAATATCATTTATCAATCAATACCTAGTACGACTTTTGCCACAATTATAGTCGATCAATTTTCACTTAGTGTTTCTCTAACTAGGATGATGATACTTACCAAAAAAATACGCACATAAACAgtagtcataccaacctaagtgtTACACCTTGTACTTTTATACGTTAAGTGTCCTCATGAGTTGGTTGCTATAGATTCAGAGAGCAGAGTGACCTTCGAGATCATATGGTATTAGACATGTCTATATTGAGTTTATAATAGTTTAAGATCATGTTTAATAAGTATTGgaaggttctgggatcaagcgaattaaagaaattaagtttgcaaaactttgggaaaatttggcataATTTTGgataggatttttggtccaatttTTGGGAGGTATATCTTCTAGAATATATGGAGTTTTGGAATGCATAACTTATACAATTTAGGTTTATAGAGTTTtatttccaatgcaactgaccgATCACAAATCTGAGAAGTACGGTGCAAAAATACAGCCCGTACAAAATATACTATTTcaagtacggaccgtatttccCTTGACAGAAAGGAAATTTTTTATAATGAGAATTACGGCGAAGAAATGCGGACCATATTTAAAAATATGGT carries:
- the LOC132637743 gene encoding agamous-like MADS-box protein AGL80, producing MNLKGVRNTSNLDPSAKKSIIEKRLESLRKPANDLSILCGIEIGLIVFALSENNTYTWPCSTKAKYIVREYLAFPEGKRLNNLVNHEKYLQLAANAQEEYINKIEQMVEEIEVENLFNQLIKGAKAFDELGVREINGLKKLFVVERIKLEERKKKLNQDVEKEICSNEQIVGEETDGHP